One Fibrobacter sp. UWT2 genomic window, GATTGCGGTGGGTATGACCTTCCCGTTCATTGCGGCGGGTTTGATGCGCAAGAGCGGTGCCGAAGTTTCGCTCCCGATGCTTTACTTTACGAACAGTTTGGGCTCTGCCATCGGTATTCTGGCGACCAGTTACTTGCTGATTCCTGAAATCGGTAACCATGCTACCTTGTGTGTGGCGGCTTCTATCAACTTCTTGCTGGCGGCAGTATTCAGCTTTATCGGCGTGACGACATCGCCGGTGGCGCCTAAAGATGAAGATGCACCTGAAGTTCATGACGAAGACTACGTGGCCGAACATAAGCTTGCCATGCCGCCGAAGAACACTTGGTTCTGGATTGCGGCGATTACGGGCCTTACTTCGTTTGTCTATGAAATCGTCTGGATTCGTTTGCTGTCGCTGTTGCTGGGTTCTTCGAGCCATAGCTTTGACCAGATGCTTTCGGCCTTTATCTTGGGGCTTGCGCTGGGTTCTGCGGTAAGCGGCAAACTGCTTAAGAAAGATAGCTTGATTGTGCTTTCGATGGCGCAGATTTTCATGGCGTTCTTCGCGCTTTGCACGCTGTACTTCCATCAGCCTTTCTGGGGCATGATGAACGAGGCGAACCAGATTTTCAATCCGACGTCTGATGGTTACGTTTGCTGGAGCCTGTTCAAGTATGCGCTTTCGATGCTGTGGATGATTCCTACGAGTTTCTTTGCGGGCATGACGCTCCCGCTGATTACGTTGATTTTGACTCGCGCCTTCAAGAGCGAAGCCCCGATTGGCAAGGTCTACGGCTGGAATACGCTGGGCTCTATCATCGGTTCTGCAGGCGGTGGCCTTGTGCTGTTGCCGCTCTTGCAGCTCAAGGGCGCTCTTGTGACGGCTGCGTTGCTTGACTTTGCAATTGGCTTCTTGCTGCTGGTGATTTACCGCAAGCGCTTCCGCTACAGTGTGATGTTCTATATCATGGTGTGCGTGATGATTATGCCGGCGCTCTTTATAAAGTTCGATCCGTCGCTTATTACTTCGGGCGTGTTCCGCAGCTACAAAAATATGCATCCGAATGAAAAGATTCAGGTGATTGACGGAAAGACGGCAACCATCAGCTTCCACGAATCGCCGGTGCATTACTACGTGAAGACGAACGGTAAGGCCGACGCGAGCATGAGCAAGAACCGTGAGGCTCCAATCTCAAGTGATGAACTGACGCAGGCCGCAACAGCCTTCATGCCGATGGCTGTAAAGACGGAGCCGTACGACGCTGCAATGGTTGGCTTCGGTAGCGGCATGGGTGCCCATTATTTGCTCGCCGACCCTCTGCTTAAGGATTTCGATTGTGTAGAAATTGAGCAGGCGATGATGGATTTGGCGAAGGGATTCTACCCGTGGAATTACCGCGGCTACGATGACCCGCGCATTCACATCTTTATTGACGATGCGACGACGTTCTTCCATACGAACCGTCGCAAGTACGATATGATTATCAGCGTGCCCTCTAACCCGTGGGTGAGCGGTGTGGCTGGGCTTTTTGCTCATGAGTTCTACGCCAAGATGCGCCGTTACATGCGACCGGGCGCCCTTTGGGTGCAGTGGATTCAGACTTATGAATTTAACGACCTGATGTTCCTGAATATTCTGAAGGCGCTTGATACGGTATTCCCGTACGTTAGTTTGTATAAATCCACCGATGAGCCCGACATCATCATGATTGCAAGTGATGAACCGGTGATTCAGAAAGGCATCGGGCGTTTCTCTACCGATACGGCATTAGTGGCTGAATTCAACCGCATTCACCGCGATCCGGAATTCTTTGGCGAAAGAAACTTCCTCTTCACCAATAAGATGGTCAAGTCTCTGCTTGAAGGCGTGAAACCGAACAGTTTGTTTATTCCGATGGTTGACAACAAGGCCGAAGAAGCCCGCTTCGTTCATTCCGAAGCACACATCGTGAACGTGTTCGATAGCTGTGAAGTTTGCTGGCAACAGTACCTGGACCCCGAAGACTATGCCTTGCGTCGCCCTGCCCGCGTGAAGGCGATGCTTGCCGAACCGAAGGATGAATTCAAGAAGACGGCGGTGCTCTCTTACATGCAGGAACTTGAAACGGCTGCGGCCAAGGATTCGTTCTCTCGCGTACTTGTCAAAGTCGATACGATTGTCCAGGGCGACAGCGTTATCTTGGATAGTATCGTGTCTGAAAATCCGCGCCTGATTGAACTTGAAACGACTGTGGGTTACCAGAAGTTCCGCGAAAACTTTGTGGAATGGATTCGTAAAATCCCGATGGAAGCCCGCGATTCCGATGAGGTTTATCTGAAGGCGTTGGATCTTGTCGCCAAGAATGCATTCCCGCGCAGCTTTGCCGATGAATTCAATATTCTGGAAGCCGCCCGCGAAGGTGTTTACAAGCAGGCAGCGCTCCTGATTGCGGACTTCTTCGATCGTTACGAGATTAACGAGATGGGAGACATCTTCTTGCGCGACTGCATCGTCATTTCGCTTCTTGCGGGTGAACCTGAACTCGCCGATGTCATCTACAAGAATGCCATCCAGAAGAATGAAGACTTCTTCGCGGTTGAAAAGCGCCTGATTGAACGCGAAATCCAGCGCGCCCGCGGCATTAAGCAGAAGAAATAGCGTTTTTTGTAAACGAACGTAAACTTTTTGCTTGAAAAACCTCCTTCTAGAACGTATCTTTGTGAAGAAAAGTTTACTAGAAGGTGGAAAACATGAAAAAATGTATCGCTTTAGCGACTCTAGTTCTTGCAACCGCTACGTTTGCAATGAACTTTACAGGCAATGTCTATTTGGAAGCGTCACCCCGTAAGGCAGAAAGCATCTACCTTTCGGTGGGTTGTACGGCGAAAAACGACAGTGGAGTCGTCAGGAGTATCGGCACAAAAGATATCGAAGTTACGGCGAAGGACCAATTCAACTGGTTCAAGGTGCCGGTCAAGACGCTCCTCCAGGGCGACACGATTGCTCCGTTCTGTTTTTACAGGAGCCTCCCCGATAGCGTGAGGACGAAGGTCTATGACGAAGATAGTGTCTTGACGGGTTACGTTTACGTCAAGTCCTATAAGTCCACGAAGACTTTTACGGCAAATGATTTTAAGAATCAGGATGACTTGTACATTAACTTTAGTAGCAGCTTGTTGTATTACGAAGATGTAACGCCTCCCAAGATTTTCTACAAATCGAATTGGGGTCAAGACTACGTTATTGTTGGTGGTTCCGCTGTCAAGATTCAAAAGAAAAGGGTCGACGGTTGGAGCATTGTTCAAGACGAATTGAAAACTAGGATTGTCAGAAGAAACATAAAGATTGATTCTGTCCAAAAAATGCAGTATAAGGTTACAACACACTGCCTGGATGATGGGGACGGCAACTGCGTTTTTGACGAAGAAACGGGCTCCTCTGTCATGGTCCGCGATACGGTGGATTCTAGCAAGGTGTGGGTACATATCTATGATACGCTTGCCGTTGATACGCTTTATAATTTGTTTAATGATAAAATCGCCTTTACCGACGTGAATTCGACATGCACGGGTCATTTCACCTATCTTGAATATTTTAACGTGAACACGGCGTTCTCGAATGATTTTTATTGCGCCAACACCACCTTGTACGGCATTGATGTTTCTACGATCAAGGATTCGGTCTACATCTTTGAAGACCCCAAAAAGGAACACTCGACTTTGATTCGGTTTAAGACTCCGGAGCCTATTTACAAGCTGCATGTCTTGCCGCCGCAGGTTGCTGACTGGTTCGGCGAAATTCCTGCGCTTGGCAATGGAGATTCCGAAGCAAAAACCGCGATGAAGGTCAACGAGGATCATTGCGGTTGGTATTCGACGCTGTTCTTTGAAGAAGCGCTTCCCACCAAGGCTACCTTCTCTGGAAAGGAGAACGCTTCGATGCAATTTGCCGCGAATACGAACATTGATTCCCTGTATAAAAAATTGAATACCACAGAACTTTACTACGTGGCTAATGACCCGACCAAAACTTATTGGTATGCTAAGTATCCTGGACTGGATGGCATTTGCGAAGTTCATTTGCGCGGTATCGTTTATGATACCGATGCAAGCCTTCATCCGGCATTCTCTTGTTATTCTCCGGGAGGCGAAGGTTGCCAGATGGGTGCGCAGGAAGTTTCCCGCACGGCGGCTGTAGAGGCAATAAACGCATGTATCGGTGTCACGCCGGGGATTGTGGAACCCTTGCTTGGTCCGGACAACAAGCCGGTGCTCTCTAAAACCGGTGAAAAGTGCTTTATCAATTCAGACCTGTTCGACCAGCTTTTCAATTCGACCGAAGAGGTGAACGAAACGTCTTGCTCGACTATCCCGTTTACGCTTAACAGCTACGGCAAGTGGGAATTCTCGTCGGACTACTACATTTCTCCGGGTACCAACGTGATGGGTGGCTTCTACTCCGCAGAAGGCAAGGTTGACGATGACATTGTGGTCGGAACGCCGCTCGCTAAAGCCAGAACGAAACGTGAGGCGGAAGGCCCCGTGTTTATCGGTCCGAAACTTCGCGAACTGGATTCTACAGAAAACGTGATGAAGATGAATGTCCTTTGCAAAGGCATTGGTTGGAACAAGGGTATTGACTGTAGCGGTCTCTTTGCCGATGGCGAAGATATTGTTGATCCTGCAGCAGCGTATTTCGGTATAACGTCTTCGAGCAGTTACTTCTGCGTATGGGGCTGGTCTTGCCCCGACCAGGCTCCAGATGGCTGGGCCTTCTTCAAGGATGGCACGGAAACCTATTCTGCGCCCGGTTCGGGTAGTCCTCGCTGGACATCGCAGACAAATGGCCGTAACCAGCATTTCTGCTTTGAAAGCCATGCCAAGTTTACCTACAAGAAGGGCCAACGCTTTGGTGTTCGTGGCGATGATGACATCTGGATCTTTATCGGTGGAAGGCTTGCGATTGACTTGGGTGGTTCGCACATGGCGGCTCCCGGTTACGCAGACTTGTCTCGCCTGACGGATAAGAATGGCGATGCGCTTGTTGTCGGAAAGACCTACGATATCGATATCTTCTTCTGTGACCGTCGCACAACCATGAGCAATATGAATTTCTTCAGCAATATCTATCTGGACCAGTCCGAATCGATCGATCAGATGAAGCCGTGCAACGTGGATGTTGAACATATCTTCGATGACGATTCGCTCACTCCGGGACGCACCGTTATTCAGCCCGATATTGCGCTTCCGGCCCAGATGCGCGTTGCCGTTGAAGGCCGTGTTGCCTCCGTCTCTGGTGTAAAGCCCGGTTCGGAAGTGACCTTGATGGACATGCAGGGCCGCGTGATCGGCCGCTACCATGCATCGTCTGCGAACGTGAAAATCGAAATCCGCAATGCAGGCCGCTATATCCTGAAGACGGCCTCGGGCCTTCAGGCGGTCAGCGTCCGCTAAATAGGCAAATGACGGAAATAAAAAACGGAGCTTTTTCAGCTCCGTTTTTCTTTTATAAGTAGAAAGAATTAGAACATGAAGTTTATACCGAGAGTGGTATAGAACGTGTTCAGCGAAGAATCGTAGAAGATTTCTTCGGCCACCAGAGTCTTGTTCAAGAGGCTGGTGAAGCACTGCACGACGCGAACGTCGACGCTGACCCAGCGAGTGAGCATATAACCGATGTCGAGGGCGCCGCCCACTTCCATACCGGAGGTAGCGACCGTATTTTCGCGCGTACCGCCGCTGGTCTTGAATTCAGACGAACCGTTCAGCTTGAGGCCCATGTTGATACCCAGGCCGACGTAGAAGTCGTAGTCTTCGAAAGTGTAGCGGAAGATAATCGGGATTTCGAACATCATGATATCGATGCTGGCTTCGTTCGTGTAGGCATCCATATCCTGTTCGTAGGAGTAATGTCTGTAGTTGAAGGTGAGTTCCGGAACAAGACTCAGGTTCTTGATCATGAAGTTCATCTTCAGCAGCAAGCCGCCGCCGCCCTGGAAGCCCATCTTCCAGCCGTCGGAGTTCTTGCCAAAGAAGGTGTTGATACCGCCCTGGGCGCGGATACCCAGCAACACGGCGCGCTGGAAACCTTCGTTACGCATGCGGTTGATTTCGGATTTCTTGGTGGTCTCAGCCTTGTAACGAGCGTAGGCGCTGGCGTATTCTTCGTCGTTTGCAAATTCGCTGTCGGTTGAACCGTCGTAAGACCCTTCTTCGCCAGAGGTACTTTGGGCGGAGGGGGCGGTGGCCCAGCCTTCATCATCATCATCTTGAGCCATGGCGGGCACGGAAAATGCCAAAGCCATGGCGACTGCTACACTCAATCTCTTTAAATCCATAGTCTAATTATAATAAAAGAGCACGTAAATCCCGCCTATAAAATAATTTAAGCGGGTAAAAATGGTGCTGAAAATTTTTTTTACTTAGCTGAGACGTAACGGAAATTCCCGAAAATTATTAGAGCAGGAATGTGGCGCCCAAAGTAATGTGCATTGTGTAAAGTTTTGAATGCATTAGAGTGGATTCGGCGATCAAATCCAGATCCAGCAGGTTGGTCAAGTTCTGCACGGCGCGGAGGTCCAGCACCAGCCAGCGGTTGACGACATAGCCGATATCGAAGAGCCCGCCGATTTCGACACCGACGGTAGGGACGGTGTTGGGGCGCTTGTCCTTGGAGGTCTCGCCTTCGAATTCAATGGTCTGCTTGAATTCGGAGTCTCCGCTCATCTTGAGTCCGAGGTTGACGCCAAGGCCAATAAAGAAGCCGTCTTCATCAAAGATGAACTGGCCCATGACCGGGATTTCAAAAAGGGATTCGTTGATGCTCGCTTCGTTCTTGCCGTAGTCGGACTTGCCCTCGTAGCTGTAAAGGCGGTAGGTGAAGTCCAGTTCGGTGGCGACGGCGAAGGATCTGCCCAAGGGGAGCCTTGCCATAAGGCCGCCGCCAAATTCGGGGCCCAGGTTCCAGTCGCTTGCGTGTTTACCGAAGCTCTTGCTTACGCCGGCGGCGGCGCGAATACCGAATTGCACGCCCTTCGAGAAGCCTTCCTTGCGGGCGCGGTATTCGGCGGCGTTCTCCTGAATGTAGTGGGGAGTGTCTTCGTCTTCTTCGTCGATGTTCGTGGTTGCGACTTCCGGAGCGTCTTCGCTTTCGGTGCTGTCTGCAGAGGCCTGTTCTGTGGAGTCGGGCCAGGGTTCTTCTGCGGAGCTATTCTCTGCGGAACCGTTCTCGTCGGAACTGTTGTCGCCGTAAGAATAGCTGGCGCTTTCTTCGCCTTGTTCAGCCTGATCGGCGGATACGAAACCGCAGCCGTCGCCTACGCAGTTCGGGTCGGGCACTTCGCCGGAGCCTTCAAAGTCCCCTTGCGCAAAGGCGCTGGAGACAGCGAAGGTGCTGGCCAGGAGAATAACTGCTAAACGATTGGACAACGAAAAAGTTTTCATATTTCTAATTATAATAAAATTTATTGGGCGTTCTCAATATTCTAAATTTGAACCATGCCGATTCTTTCTGCCCAAAATCTCCTTTTACGCATCGGGGCAAATGCTCCCTTGCTTGACAACGTAAGCTTTGATATCGAAGCGGGTGACCGGATTTGCCTGGTGGGCCGTAACGGTTGTGGCAAGAGTACGCTTCTGAAGGTGCTTTCTGGAGATGCCGAAGTGCAGGCTGGGGAGATTGTCAAAAAGACCGGTCTCAAGATTTCCCGCATGATTCAGGAAATTCCGGCCCACATCGAGGGTACGGTGCGTGATGTGGTCATGGCGGGGGTGATGCAGGATGGTACCCACGATACCCATGCCGAAGCGATTTTGGGAAAGACGGGAATAGATCCCGAGGCTCTTTACGACAGTTTGAGCGGTGGTCAAAAACGCCGCACGCTTTTTGCGCAGGCTTTGGCGCAAGATCCTGACCTTTTGTTGCTGGACGAACCGACCAACCATTTGGACATTCCGGCTATCCAGTGGCTCGAAGGAATCGTGACGCGCTTGAATTGCGCCTTGCTTTTTGTAAGTCACGACCGCACCTTTGTGCGCCGTGTGGCTACCCGCATTTTTGACTTGGACCGCGGCCGCGTTCGCAGTTGGGATTTTCCTTACGACAAGTTTGTACAGTTCAGGGACCAGGCCTTGGCCGAAGAAGACAAGGCGAATGCCTTGTTCGACAAGCGCCTTGCCGAAGAAGAAGTCTGGATTCGCAAGGGAATCCAGGCGCGGCGGACCCGTAACGAGGGCCGCGTGCGCGCGCTGATCAAGATGCGCGAAGAACGTGCAGCGCGCCGCACCCGAACGGGCAATGTGAATATGCAGATCACCGAGGCGGACCGTTCGGGGCGCCTGGTGGCGCGCCTTACCGATGTGAGTTACTCTTACGACGGCGCGCCCCTCATCAGTGGACTTTCGACCGAGGTTTCTCGCGGAGACCGCATTGGAATCGTGGGCCCGAATGGCTCGGGCAAGACGACGCTTTTGCGCCTGATTCTCGGCGAACTCACGCCCGATACCGGTGACATTCGCCTGGGCACGAACCTGCAAGTAGCTTACTTTGACCAGATGCGTACACGCCTTCGCGAAGACAAGTCGCTTGTGGAAAACATTGCCGATGGTCAACAGTATGTGATGCTGAACGGTGTCAAACGCCATGTGTTAAGTTATCTGCAAGACTTCCTTTTCTCGGCTGATCGCGCCCGTGGCCCGATCAGCGCCTTGAGTGGCGGCGAACGCAACCGCCTGTTGCTCGCGTGCCTGTTCAGTCACCCGAGCAATGTGCTCGTGCTCGACGAACCTACCAACGACTTGGACATGGAAACGCTTGACTTGCTCGCAGAACTCCTGGCAGACTACAAGGGAACCGTGCTTACCGTAAGCCATGACCGCGCCTTCCTGGATTCTGTTGCGACAAGCATCTTGGCAATCGAAGATGGCGGAAGCGTGTTTGAATCGGTGGGCGGTTACAGCGATTACGAAGCCAAGAAGAAGGTCCGCGACAAGGAAGCCGCCAACGCCGCCCGCATTGCTGCCGAAAAAGAAGCCGAAAAGCAGGCGAGGGCCGCTCAGAGTTCCGGCGCGGAACCGTCCCTGAGTGCCGGGGCATCGGCTGTGAAAAAGAAAAAGCGTAGCTACAACGAGGAGCGCGAATACGCAGCCCTCCCCGAAAAAATCGAAAAGCTGGAAAGCGAAATCGCTGAACGCCAGACGGAACTTTCCAAGCCCGAAGTGTTCACCAATGCTGCCCGAATCGTGGAGTTGCAGAAGGAAATCGCTGATCGCGAAGCGGAACTTGAAAAGGCTTACGAACGCTACGAAGAACTTGACGCACTGGGATAGCGGCAAAAAGGCCGGAGCAGGGCGGACTAGCGGTTCTAGTCTGTTTCAAAAAGTTTACATTTATGGACAAAAAAGCCTTAAAATCACACTATTCCAAGTTGCATTATTAACTAATAGAATATAGATTTGGAATGATGGATTAAATTGGGAAATCATGAAGAGGTCGAATATGGTGAAAAAGATGATTTCGTGGATGGGCGCCTTGTGCGCTCTGGCAGGTTCTGCCTACGCTGCTACCGCAACGGTGTGGAGTGCAGCAGATGGAAACGGTGTTGTACCTCCGGTGAACGGATGGTATTCTTACCCTGATGCAAAAGCTACCGCAGCTGAAGCGGCAGGCGCAAAAGCTACACTTACAACGGCGACGGACAAAAGCAAGGTGCTTACTTTGTCTGTGAGCAAGACCAATGAAAGCAGCGCTGCCGGCATGGGTTTTGCCTGGGCCAAAAGTAACGGGGTGATTTCGCTCGAAGATTATGCGGGCGTGTGCCTGACTTATTCTGCGGAAGCCCCCTTCCGAATGGAATTTAAGCAGTCGACCATTAAGGACTATGACTTTTATGGAGCGATGATTCCGGCGACAACAAAGTTGACGACCGTGTTTGTTGCGTTCGCTGATTTGGAACAGGAAGGTTGGGGTGCTAAAAAGGCCTTGGACCTTACCAAGCAACAGGCTCTCCAGTTTGGTTACAAGCAGGCATTTGTGGCTGACTACGGAACCACGAATACGATTACGGTTTCTGCCGTATGGCTGGGCTCCACTTGCGAAATGCATGCTCCGGAACTCGGTACGGGCTATGCAAGCGGTGATGACGTGACTTTGAACGAAGGCGACACCTTGAAACTTGACCTCACCAAGGTGTTTGTCGATGCCGACGAAGACGAACTCACTTATGCTGTAGAAGTTGAAAACGCAAAGCTCGTCTTGCTCGCCGATACGCTTTATAAGAAGACCAAGAAACTCAATTTGATTACGGCGTCGAATCCGGAAGGCTCTACGGCTGTGACCATTACTGCAACCGATCCTACTAAGAAGTCGGTGGCTTATGAGTTTACGGTTACGACGGTTGACCGCGAAAATCCGCCGGTTGCCGTGAATGACGCCTATACCGTTAAGGAAGAAGTCAAGCTGACCAAGTCTACAATCTTGACGGGCGTGCTTGCAAACGACTATGACCCTGATGGTGGTAAGAACTTCCAGGCTGAACTTGTTGAAAGTACGAAGCACGGTTCCTTGGAATTTGATTCGACGGGTGCTTTCACCTACGTTCCGGATAAGGACTTCTTCGGTGCCGATACCTTTAGCTATCAATTGATCGAAACCAAGACCGACGATCCGGCAACGAGCAATGTGGCGATCGTCGTGATTACGGTGACCAACGTGGACGACCCGCTTATTGTGGGAATCGCTCCGGGTGTTACAATTTCCCTTGGCGAAGATACCTACAAGCTGGGCGATACGCTCGTGCTGGCTGAAGATTTTGACCCGGTTTCTGTCACGATTCCGCTTGACAGCTTGATCTTTGTCGACCCGGATGTGGAAGGCTTCTTGACGCCGCTCGTTAAGTCTAGCGGAATTGTCACGGCCAAGTATGGAACCTTTGGCGATGATCATGTGATTGACCTGGAACCTGTTGTTAATGCAAATGGTGTGGCCAAAGTGACGATGTATGCCGTAGACGGCAAGGAAACCGCAAGCGTATTCTTCTACGTGAAGGTAACTCCGGTGGCCGATCCGCCGATTGCCAATGCTGATGCCTACAAGGTCTTGCAGGATACCGTGAACGCCATTGACGCAAAGAAGGGCGTGCTTGCAAACGACAAGAACCCCGACAATGCAAAGTCTACGCTTAAGGCGATTTTGATTGAAGATGGCACGTATGGTAAGGTGACGCTTGCTGAAGATGGTTCGTTCACCTACGCTGCACCTGACGAAGAAGGCGAAGATGAGTTCGTCTATCGGGTCGTGAATGCCGAAGGCGATACCTCTGAACCTGCTTTGGTGAAGCTTACCATTGTGTATAGGAACAGGGCTCCGGTTGTTAAGGAAGGCGTTGCCGATACGGTGGGCGCTCGCCTTGCCGACCTTGTCGAAGATTTCAAGATGGTGAACTACAGCAAGGTTGAAATGCAGAGCTGGTTCACCGACGATAGCGCCGTTACCAAGTTGACGTTCTCTGCCAGAACCGATGACAGCCTCACCAACCCGGTGATCGCTGCTAATGGATATCTGCAGATCAAGCCGGTGAAGGATGCTTGCGGCGAAGCCAAGGTGTACTTGATTGCCAAGGATGCTGAAGGTGCTGCAACCGAACTTGAAATCCCGGCAGTCATTGCTTGCACGAACGACAAGCCTGAACCGAAAAAGGCTATCGATACCGTGTATGTGGGTGCCAAGACGACGCTGCTTGATACCATTGACCTGAGCGCTCTGTTCACGGATCCGGATGGCGATACGCTGACCTATACTGCAGTGTCGAACAAGACTATGACCAACAAGGTGGAATGGGATATTCAGGGTAATTTGATGATTCTGATGACCAAGAAGGACGTTACCCTTGAATCGGGCTCCGCTGTTCCGTTCACCGTCGTTGCTCATGATGCATCGGATTCCAACTCCACTATTCTTCGCGTGATGTTGAGTGCTGATCCGAAGACCTCTATCAGGCCGACGATTGCTGCCGCCCCGAAGGCCAACTGGCAGAGCGCAATCCTCGCAAACCGCGGCGCCGTGGCGCTGTTCGATATGCAGGGCCGCGTGATGTGGAAGGCCAAGCTTCCGGTCTCTGAAGCTCAGGTCCGCGCCGCTGCCGCTCAGGTGCAGGGCCGCAAGATCCTGCAAGTGAACAAGCAGACATGGACGATTAAATAGTAGACAGTAGTCAGTAGGAAGTATACAGTAAAGGCTCCGCGATGCGGAGCCTCTTTTATATCATTTTTTTTCGGAGGAAACCTCAGAGCGACACCTGTAAGGTGGAGTGTCCTCACACCTCAAAGGATGCCGCAGGCATCCGACCTCGCACCTACTTTACGAGTGCTTCAGTATCCAGCGCAATCAGCAGTTCTTCGTTGGTGGCGACGACCATGGCGGTCGGCGTGCCGTCCTTGCTGATGATGTGGCCAGATTCCTTGCCGTTCTTTTCGTTGCGGGCTTCGTCAATCTGGTAGCCGAGAATCTTGAGGTTGTCCATCGCCATCTTGCGGACGAGCTTGCTGTTCTCGCCGATACCACCGGTGAACACGAGAGCGTCGATGCGCGGGAGAGCCATGGCGATGCCGCCGATTTCACGGGTGAGCCTGTAGGCGAATGTTTCGAGAGCAATCTGGGCTCCCACGTGGCCTTCGCTTGCGGCCTGCGTCAAGGTGCGCATGTCGTTAGAAAGACCGGAGAGGCCGAGCAAACCGGATTCCTTGTTTACAAGCTTGTCGAGGCGGTCGATATCGTAGCCGTACTTCTTGCTGATGAAGAAGAGGATGGCCGGGTCGATGGAACCAGAGCGGGTACCCATGATCAGGCCTTCGAGCGGAGTGAAACCCATGGTGGTGTCGGCGCACTTGCCGTTCAAAATGGCGGAGCAGCAGGAGCCGTTGCCGAGGTGAGCGGTAATGAGGCAGGTTTCTTCGGGCTTCTTGCCAAGGATACGGCAGGCTTCGGCAGTCACAAAACGGTGGCTGGTGCCGTGGGCGCCGTAACGGCGGATGCCATCTTCTTCATAGAACTTGTAGGGGATGCCGTAGAGGTAGGCCTTGCGCGGCATGGTCTGGTGGAAGGCGGTGTCGAACACGGCGACCTGCGGGAGCGTCGGGAAGAACTTGGTGGCGCATTCCATACCGGTGGCGTGAGCCGGTTCATGCAGCGGGGCAAACAGAGTGATGCTACGAATGTAGTCGATGACTTCCTGCGTGACGCGTTCGCTCTTGATGTACTTACCGCCATGCACCACGCGGTGGCCGATAGCTTCGATGGTGTCGATGAGCTTCTGTTCGGCGAGGAACTTCTGGACTTCGGCGACGGCTTCGGCATGAGTGGGGCAATCGAAGTTGAAATCGATGTTGCCGTTCGGGCCCTTAGCCTTCACGTGGCCATTAACGCCGATATTTTCGACGAGGCCGCTAGAGATTGATTCTTTGGTCTGGGTGTCGATAACGGCGAACTTGACCGAGGAGCTGCCGCAATTAAGAACGAGTACGCGCATATTAAAAACCTTGGTAATTGATTATGGGAGAAAAAATAGCATTTTAGGGGGCCGCTGGCTTTGGGGGCGGGAAAAATGGCCGTTTTGGGCCGACTTTGAAAAATTGCCTAAAATAGGTTGCCTATTTTAGGCAATTTTTGTATATTAGTATAGAGAGGTCTTTATGCAAGAAAATCCGTTCATTGTCAAAGGGTATAAATCGCCGGCCTATTTCTGC contains:
- a CDS encoding outer membrane beta-barrel protein, with product MKTFSLSNRLAVILLASTFAVSSAFAQGDFEGSGEVPDPNCVGDGCGFVSADQAEQGEESASYSYGDNSSDENGSAENSSAEEPWPDSTEQASADSTESEDAPEVATTNIDEEDEDTPHYIQENAAEYRARKEGFSKGVQFGIRAAAGVSKSFGKHASDWNLGPEFGGGLMARLPLGRSFAVATELDFTYRLYSYEGKSDYGKNEASINESLFEIPVMGQFIFDEDGFFIGLGVNLGLKMSGDSEFKQTIEFEGETSKDKRPNTVPTVGVEIGGLFDIGYVVNRWLVLDLRAVQNLTNLLDLDLIAESTLMHSKLYTMHITLGATFLL
- a CDS encoding ATP-binding cassette domain-containing protein — protein: MPILSAQNLLLRIGANAPLLDNVSFDIEAGDRICLVGRNGCGKSTLLKVLSGDAEVQAGEIVKKTGLKISRMIQEIPAHIEGTVRDVVMAGVMQDGTHDTHAEAILGKTGIDPEALYDSLSGGQKRRTLFAQALAQDPDLLLLDEPTNHLDIPAIQWLEGIVTRLNCALLFVSHDRTFVRRVATRIFDLDRGRVRSWDFPYDKFVQFRDQALAEEDKANALFDKRLAEEEVWIRKGIQARRTRNEGRVRALIKMREERAARRTRTGNVNMQITEADRSGRLVARLTDVSYSYDGAPLISGLSTEVSRGDRIGIVGPNGSGKTTLLRLILGELTPDTGDIRLGTNLQVAYFDQMRTRLREDKSLVENIADGQQYVMLNGVKRHVLSYLQDFLFSADRARGPISALSGGERNRLLLACLFSHPSNVLVLDEPTNDLDMETLDLLAELLADYKGTVLTVSHDRAFLDSVATSILAIEDGGSVFESVGGYSDYEAKKKVRDKEAANAARIAAEKEAEKQARAAQSSGAEPSLSAGASAVKKKKRSYNEEREYAALPEKIEKLESEIAERQTELSKPEVFTNAARIVELQKEIADREAELEKAYERYEELDALG
- a CDS encoding Ig-like domain-containing protein, translating into MKRSNMVKKMISWMGALCALAGSAYAATATVWSAADGNGVVPPVNGWYSYPDAKATAAEAAGAKATLTTATDKSKVLTLSVSKTNESSAAGMGFAWAKSNGVISLEDYAGVCLTYSAEAPFRMEFKQSTIKDYDFYGAMIPATTKLTTVFVAFADLEQEGWGAKKALDLTKQQALQFGYKQAFVADYGTTNTITVSAVWLGSTCEMHAPELGTGYASGDDVTLNEGDTLKLDLTKVFVDADEDELTYAVEVENAKLVLLADTLYKKTKKLNLITASNPEGSTAVTITATDPTKKSVAYEFTVTTVDRENPPVAVNDAYTVKEEVKLTKSTILTGVLANDYDPDGGKNFQAELVESTKHGSLEFDSTGAFTYVPDKDFFGADTFSYQLIETKTDDPATSNVAIVVITVTNVDDPLIVGIAPGVTISLGEDTYKLGDTLVLAEDFDPVSVTIPLDSLIFVDPDVEGFLTPLVKSSGIVTAKYGTFGDDHVIDLEPVVNANGVAKVTMYAVDGKETASVFFYVKVTPVADPPIANADAYKVLQDTVNAIDAKKGVLANDKNPDNAKSTLKAILIEDGTYGKVTLAEDGSFTYAAPDEEGEDEFVYRVVNAEGDTSEPALVKLTIVYRNRAPVVKEGVADTVGARLADLVEDFKMVNYSKVEMQSWFTDDSAVTKLTFSARTDDSLTNPVIAANGYLQIKPVKDACGEAKVYLIAKDAEGAATELEIPAVIACTNDKPEPKKAIDTVYVGAKTTLLDTIDLSALFTDPDGDTLTYTAVSNKTMTNKVEWDIQGNLMILMTKKDVTLESGSAVPFTVVAHDASDSNSTILRVMLSADPKTSIRPTIAAAPKANWQSAILANRGAVALFDMQGRVMWKAKLPVSEAQVRAAAAQVQGRKILQVNKQTWTIK
- a CDS encoding acetate/propionate family kinase, translating into MRVLVLNCGSSSVKFAVIDTQTKESISSGLVENIGVNGHVKAKGPNGNIDFNFDCPTHAEAVAEVQKFLAEQKLIDTIEAIGHRVVHGGKYIKSERVTQEVIDYIRSITLFAPLHEPAHATGMECATKFFPTLPQVAVFDTAFHQTMPRKAYLYGIPYKFYEEDGIRRYGAHGTSHRFVTAEACRILGKKPEETCLITAHLGNGSCCSAILNGKCADTTMGFTPLEGLIMGTRSGSIDPAILFFISKKYGYDIDRLDKLVNKESGLLGLSGLSNDMRTLTQAASEGHVGAQIALETFAYRLTREIGGIAMALPRIDALVFTGGIGENSKLVRKMAMDNLKILGYQIDEARNEKNGKESGHIISKDGTPTAMVVATNEELLIALDTEALVK